The following are from one region of the Paenibacillus sp. JZ16 genome:
- the frr gene encoding ribosome recycling factor, with the protein MPQSVKKNAEERMEKAILSLKRDLATLRAGRAAPALLDRITVEYYGAPTPLNQLANISTPDSRTLMIQPWDKSSLADIEKAIMKSDIGLTPANDGNQIRLVVPALTEERRTELVKMTKKFGEEAKVAIRNIRRDANDDIKKLEKTDISEDESRRHQEDIQKATDKFIAEVDKVLVAKEKEIMEV; encoded by the coding sequence ATGCCGCAATCGGTGAAAAAGAATGCAGAAGAACGCATGGAAAAAGCGATCTTGTCTTTGAAGCGTGACCTGGCAACGCTGCGCGCAGGACGGGCAGCGCCAGCGCTGCTCGACCGGATCACGGTTGAATACTACGGAGCACCAACCCCGCTGAATCAGCTGGCTAACATCAGCACGCCGGATTCAAGAACGCTCATGATCCAGCCTTGGGACAAGTCGTCCTTGGCCGATATCGAGAAAGCGATCATGAAATCGGATATCGGATTGACGCCGGCGAATGATGGTAATCAAATTCGTCTCGTCGTACCTGCACTGACGGAAGAACGCAGAACCGAACTGGTGAAAATGACGAAGAAATTCGGCGAGGAAGCGAAAGTGGCCATCCGCAACATTCGCCGTGATGCCAACGACGACATCAAAAAATTGGAGAAAACAGATATTTCCGAGGACGAGTCCCGGAGACATCAGGAAGATATCCAAAAAGCGACGGATAAATTTATCGCAGAAGTCGACAAAGTCCTCGTTGCTAAAGAAAAAGAGATCATGGAAGTATAA
- the rseP gene encoding RIP metalloprotease RseP, producing the protein MVRVVFLTVLMFFVIVTVHEWGHYYFARRAGILVREFAIGFGPKLFSYKRHETQFTLRLLPFGGYARMAGEDPELVEIQPGQTIAVRLNAENQVKKIYLDQLDNRKNVIRGEVQFMDMVDRLSVRLDVDGEFQQFEIHPQALTVAKGVETQIAPRDRQFGSKTVGQRALAIFAGPVMNFILAFVLFALHIQMAGIPVENPTYVQIGEITKGMPADEADLKEGDIIESINGTAIGADYQKMIELIAASKDKPMEWTVRRGEESFDLTLTPRTMEGQEGGKVGIVPELPTRSAGIGETITGSGTAMVDTTNIIFQGFRQLIQKFSMDDLGGPVRTFEVTGQIAKQGIEQLTYWAAILSLYLGIFNLLPIPALDGSRLVFLGIEALRGKPVDPNREGMVHFVGFAMLFLLMIAVTYNDILRLING; encoded by the coding sequence ATGGTTCGGGTCGTTTTTTTAACGGTGCTCATGTTTTTTGTGATCGTTACCGTGCACGAATGGGGTCACTATTATTTTGCCCGGCGTGCCGGAATCTTGGTACGCGAGTTCGCGATTGGATTTGGTCCAAAGCTGTTCTCATATAAACGCCATGAAACGCAGTTTACGCTACGTCTTCTTCCATTCGGCGGATATGCCCGCATGGCCGGGGAAGATCCGGAACTTGTCGAGATTCAGCCCGGTCAGACGATTGCGGTTCGATTGAATGCAGAGAATCAAGTGAAAAAGATTTATCTGGATCAACTCGACAACCGTAAAAATGTCATTCGCGGCGAAGTCCAGTTTATGGATATGGTGGATCGTTTGTCGGTTAGGCTTGATGTGGATGGTGAGTTCCAGCAATTTGAAATCCATCCGCAAGCCTTGACGGTAGCCAAAGGTGTCGAGACGCAGATCGCACCGAGAGACCGTCAATTCGGCAGCAAAACCGTTGGCCAAAGAGCGCTTGCGATTTTTGCCGGTCCTGTCATGAACTTCATACTGGCCTTCGTGCTGTTTGCCCTTCACATTCAAATGGCCGGCATACCGGTTGAGAATCCAACCTATGTGCAGATTGGCGAGATTACCAAAGGCATGCCTGCAGATGAAGCCGATCTGAAAGAGGGAGACATCATCGAGAGCATTAACGGAACCGCCATTGGTGCCGATTATCAGAAGATGATCGAATTGATTGCGGCGTCCAAGGACAAGCCGATGGAATGGACTGTGCGCCGGGGTGAGGAATCATTTGATCTGACCTTAACTCCGCGGACGATGGAGGGACAGGAAGGCGGCAAGGTCGGGATTGTTCCTGAGCTTCCTACCCGATCCGCAGGGATTGGGGAGACAATTACCGGGTCCGGAACCGCAATGGTAGATACAACGAATATTATCTTCCAGGGCTTCAGACAGTTGATTCAGAAGTTCTCCATGGATGATCTTGGCGGTCCTGTACGGACGTTCGAAGTGACGGGGCAAATCGCCAAGCAGGGTATCGAACAGCTGACCTATTGGGCGGCCATTCTAAGCTTGTATCTGGGCATATTCAATCTGCTGCCGATTCCGGCACTCGATGGAAGCCGGCTTGTATTCTTAGGGATCGAAGCTTTAAGGGGCAAGCCAGTTGACCCGAACAGAGAAGGCATGGTTCATTTTGTCGGGTTTGCGATGCTGTTCCTGTTAATGATAGCCGTAACCTATAACGATATTTTGCGTTTGATCAACGGATAA
- the tsf gene encoding translation elongation factor Ts, with the protein MAVTASAVKELRERTGAGMLDCKKALDETNGDIDKAIAVLREKGLSAAANKAGRIATEGVVESYIHGGGRIGVLVEINCETDFVGKTDQFKEFARDIAMHIAAANPKYVRREEVPTEDLEKEKEILKNQALNEGKPEKIVEKMVEGRINKYYEEYCLLEQSFIKDPDKTINTLLNEKISTIGENISIRRFARFELGEGLEKKQDNFVEEVMSQVNK; encoded by the coding sequence ATGGCAGTAACAGCTAGTGCGGTAAAAGAACTTCGCGAAAGAACAGGCGCGGGCATGCTGGATTGCAAAAAAGCGCTGGATGAAACAAATGGTGATATCGACAAAGCGATCGCAGTGCTTCGCGAAAAAGGTTTGTCTGCAGCAGCTAACAAAGCTGGGCGTATTGCAACTGAAGGCGTTGTAGAGTCTTATATTCACGGTGGCGGACGGATCGGCGTTCTCGTTGAAATCAACTGTGAAACCGACTTCGTAGGTAAAACAGATCAATTTAAAGAGTTTGCTCGCGATATCGCTATGCATATTGCGGCTGCTAACCCTAAATATGTTCGTCGTGAAGAAGTGCCGACTGAAGATCTTGAGAAAGAAAAAGAGATTTTGAAAAACCAAGCCCTGAACGAAGGCAAGCCTGAAAAAATCGTTGAGAAAATGGTTGAAGGCCGCATCAACAAATACTATGAAGAATATTGCTTGCTTGAGCAATCCTTCATCAAAGATCCTGACAAAACGATCAACACGCTGCTTAACGAAAAAATCAGCACGATCGGTGAGAACATCTCCATCCGTCGTTTTGCCCGTTTTGAACTTGGCGAAGGCTTGGAGAAAAAACAAGACAACTTCGTTGAGGAAGTTATGTCCCAGGTGAATAAATAA
- a CDS encoding PolC-type DNA polymerase III, producing the protein MGTTEDKRKRFELLIKQGEVPANLVEPYFLDGVIEQVETSKASKDWRITVLKETLVPAEVYRTFCLRIQEKMGHIAKIKFVFRYGSSVPEADIVQEYWGLFLEWAHREIPSVNGWMTRAKYEVEDGQVLLSMSDGMSLELARKKQIDSAITRFFGQYFDLTLRVKMQVGDNGQAAYEEFEQRKREEEREVIEQIMSSMEAELDAEDEEEGAVRLQVGYDIKEPPVPLQEIQDEEKKITIQGTIFGLDRKELRNGSTLFTFYLTDFSDSLQMKMFGKTKEDLKVLSLLENGKWVKARGRVEYDRFMQVPELVMIPSDLNEVPAPPSRKDNAAEKRVEFHLHTTMSTMDAVTPIDRYIKTAAAWGHKAIAVSDHGGVQCYPEAAKNAKKHGIKMLYGVEANVVNDAVNIVEQAQPIELSSATYVVFDIETTGLSITANKIIELAAVKMNEGKEIGRYATFVNPHERIPYHIQQLTNINDDMVKDAPELEPVLKEFVEFVGDAVLVAHNARFDMGFIQAALKNAGMDTLDNPYLDTLELARLVHPGLKNHRLNTLADKYKVLLESHHRAIDDTIALAGILNGLLSDVDKTKGVKMLDRLNDYVGTDLSNTRPFHCGIYALNMTGKKNLYKLISMSHTEYFKRVPCIPKSKLQEMRDGLLVLSGCEKGEFFETVLNKTEEEAEEIADFYDVLEIQPLTMYMHLVDKGLVGSPEEIKTAISKVVRIGEKLNKPVIATGNVHYLEPRDKLFRDITIHGITGFSPLKDMRKPDAHFRTTDEMLEEFEFLGQSKCYEVVVTNTSELADRFEELELFPDKLFTPILDGADEEIRNTCYDTAKSIYGENLPEVVVARLEKELEPIIKYGFSANYLISEKLVKKSNRDGYLVGSRGSVGSSVVATFLGISEVNPLPAHYICLNSDCKHSEWFLDGSVPSGFDLPDKACPECGNMMKGEGQDIPFETFLGFKGDKVPDIDLNFSGEYQPHAHNFTKEMFGEENVFRAGTIGTVAEKTAFGFAKKYEEHNNKRWRGAELNRLASGCTGVKRSTGQHPGGIVVVPDYIEVEEITPVQFPADDVNAEWKTTHFDYHAFEANLLKLDILGHDDPTMMRMLQDLTGVDPTTIPMNDPKVMSMFNSTEALGVRPEQIRSPVATFGVPEMGTKFVRQMLVESQPSSFADLLQISGLSHGTGVWLGNAQELIKNGTCNIKTVIGCRDDIMLFLIYKAGMDASLAFKITESVRKGRGLSQEWIDEMKKCKVPQWYIDSCLKIQYMFPKAHAAAYVISAVRTAYFKLYYPIEYYATYFSVRAEDFDIELCCQGYEAIYRRIEEIEQLGFGASPKEKGMLPILEMALEMTARGFTFKNIDLYESDALRFKVDGNSLIPPFSALAGIGDNAARNIAAAREFGEFLSIEDFQQKSKASKTAVELLTQMGCFRGLPESNQLSLF; encoded by the coding sequence ATGGGCACAACAGAAGATAAAAGGAAGCGATTTGAACTGCTGATCAAGCAGGGAGAAGTTCCGGCCAATCTGGTGGAACCCTATTTTTTGGATGGTGTGATCGAGCAGGTAGAGACAAGCAAGGCCAGCAAGGACTGGAGAATAACCGTCCTGAAGGAGACCTTGGTTCCAGCTGAGGTCTATCGCACATTTTGTCTGAGAATTCAGGAGAAGATGGGGCATATCGCGAAGATCAAATTTGTGTTCCGATATGGAAGCAGCGTTCCCGAAGCAGATATCGTGCAAGAATACTGGGGTTTGTTTCTAGAATGGGCACATCGTGAGATCCCTTCGGTTAATGGATGGATGACAAGGGCTAAATACGAGGTGGAAGATGGGCAAGTCCTTCTCTCCATGTCGGATGGCATGTCGCTGGAGCTTGCCCGCAAGAAACAGATCGATTCCGCCATTACCCGCTTTTTCGGGCAATATTTCGATCTGACGCTGCGCGTGAAAATGCAGGTCGGCGATAATGGTCAGGCGGCTTACGAGGAGTTCGAGCAGAGGAAGCGGGAAGAAGAACGCGAGGTCATCGAGCAGATCATGAGCAGCATGGAAGCTGAGCTGGATGCCGAGGATGAGGAAGAGGGCGCGGTTCGGCTGCAGGTTGGGTATGATATCAAGGAACCGCCGGTTCCGCTTCAGGAGATCCAAGACGAAGAGAAGAAAATTACGATTCAGGGAACCATCTTCGGATTGGATCGTAAGGAACTTCGTAACGGAAGTACGTTATTCACATTCTATCTGACGGATTTCAGCGATTCTTTGCAAATGAAAATGTTTGGTAAGACCAAGGAGGACTTGAAGGTCCTGAGCCTGCTTGAGAACGGCAAATGGGTGAAGGCACGCGGGCGCGTGGAATATGACCGGTTTATGCAGGTGCCGGAGCTGGTGATGATTCCGTCCGATCTTAATGAAGTGCCGGCGCCGCCATCTCGTAAGGATAATGCAGCCGAGAAACGGGTAGAATTCCATCTGCATACAACGATGAGCACGATGGACGCAGTCACGCCGATCGACCGATACATCAAGACCGCGGCTGCCTGGGGCCATAAAGCGATTGCCGTTAGTGATCATGGCGGGGTGCAATGTTACCCTGAAGCAGCCAAGAACGCAAAGAAACACGGGATTAAAATGTTGTACGGCGTCGAGGCCAACGTTGTGAATGATGCCGTCAATATCGTGGAACAGGCACAGCCGATTGAACTGAGCAGCGCGACTTACGTGGTGTTCGATATTGAAACCACAGGTTTGTCCATCACCGCGAACAAGATTATCGAGCTGGCCGCAGTTAAGATGAACGAGGGCAAGGAAATTGGCCGATACGCCACTTTTGTCAACCCGCATGAGCGTATTCCATACCATATTCAGCAATTGACCAATATCAATGATGACATGGTTAAGGATGCTCCTGAACTGGAGCCGGTATTGAAAGAGTTTGTTGAATTCGTCGGGGATGCCGTGCTTGTGGCTCACAACGCTCGATTTGACATGGGATTCATTCAGGCAGCGCTCAAAAATGCCGGGATGGATACGCTCGACAATCCCTACCTGGATACGCTGGAGCTGGCACGTCTGGTACATCCGGGACTTAAGAATCATCGTCTTAACACGTTGGCTGACAAGTATAAGGTACTGCTCGAAAGCCATCACCGAGCGATTGACGATACGATTGCGCTGGCAGGAATCCTGAACGGGCTCCTTAGCGATGTGGACAAAACCAAAGGCGTTAAGATGCTGGACCGCCTCAATGATTATGTCGGTACGGATCTGTCCAATACCCGTCCTTTCCACTGCGGTATTTATGCTTTGAATATGACGGGCAAGAAAAACCTGTACAAGCTGATCTCCATGTCGCATACCGAATATTTCAAGCGAGTGCCGTGTATTCCTAAATCCAAGCTTCAAGAGATGCGAGATGGGTTACTGGTGCTTTCCGGCTGCGAAAAAGGGGAGTTCTTCGAAACGGTGCTGAACAAAACGGAGGAGGAAGCCGAAGAGATTGCGGACTTCTACGATGTTTTGGAGATTCAGCCGTTGACGATGTATATGCATTTGGTGGACAAAGGCTTGGTAGGCAGTCCCGAAGAGATCAAAACCGCAATTTCCAAAGTCGTGCGTATCGGCGAAAAACTGAACAAGCCGGTCATCGCCACAGGAAACGTGCACTATCTTGAACCGCGGGATAAGCTGTTCCGGGATATTACCATCCATGGGATTACCGGTTTCAGCCCGCTCAAGGATATGCGCAAGCCTGACGCGCATTTTCGGACTACGGATGAGATGCTCGAAGAATTCGAGTTTTTGGGACAGAGCAAATGTTATGAAGTTGTTGTAACGAACACTAGCGAGCTGGCCGACCGCTTTGAAGAATTGGAATTGTTCCCGGACAAGCTGTTTACGCCGATTCTGGATGGCGCGGATGAAGAAATCCGCAACACCTGCTACGACACGGCCAAGTCCATTTATGGCGAGAACTTGCCGGAAGTCGTAGTGGCCCGGTTGGAGAAAGAGCTTGAGCCGATCATTAAATACGGTTTCTCAGCGAACTATTTGATTTCCGAGAAACTGGTTAAGAAATCGAACCGGGACGGCTATTTGGTTGGTTCACGGGGTTCCGTAGGTTCATCCGTCGTTGCCACATTCCTCGGCATATCCGAGGTTAACCCGCTTCCCGCCCATTACATTTGCTTGAACAGCGACTGCAAACACAGCGAATGGTTCCTGGACGGCAGCGTGCCGAGTGGATTTGACTTGCCGGACAAAGCTTGTCCGGAATGCGGAAACATGATGAAAGGCGAGGGACAGGATATACCATTCGAAACCTTCCTGGGTTTTAAAGGGGATAAGGTTCCCGATATTGACTTGAACTTCTCCGGTGAATATCAGCCGCATGCCCATAATTTCACCAAAGAGATGTTTGGCGAGGAGAACGTATTCCGTGCCGGTACCATCGGCACCGTGGCAGAGAAGACGGCGTTTGGCTTTGCCAAAAAATATGAGGAACACAACAACAAGCGCTGGCGGGGCGCGGAATTGAACCGGCTGGCATCAGGCTGTACCGGCGTCAAGCGGAGCACAGGCCAGCATCCCGGCGGTATTGTCGTTGTGCCGGATTACATCGAAGTGGAAGAGATTACGCCGGTGCAATTCCCCGCGGACGATGTCAATGCAGAGTGGAAAACGACGCATTTTGATTATCACGCCTTTGAAGCGAATCTGCTCAAGCTGGATATTCTCGGACATGATGATCCGACGATGATGAGGATGCTCCAGGATTTGACCGGCGTGGATCCAACGACCATACCGATGAACGATCCGAAAGTAATGAGCATGTTTAACTCGACGGAAGCGCTTGGCGTCAGGCCGGAGCAAATACGCTCGCCGGTGGCCACCTTCGGCGTGCCGGAGATGGGTACCAAATTCGTACGTCAGATGCTGGTGGAATCGCAGCCGTCGAGTTTTGCCGACTTGTTGCAAATCTCGGGTCTGTCACACGGAACCGGCGTTTGGCTCGGCAACGCGCAAGAGCTTATCAAGAATGGTACATGCAACATCAAAACCGTTATTGGTTGCCGCGATGATATCATGTTGTTCCTGATTTATAAGGCTGGAATGGACGCGAGCCTCGCGTTTAAAATTACGGAAAGCGTACGTAAAGGCCGGGGATTGTCACAGGAATGGATTGACGAGATGAAGAAATGCAAAGTGCCGCAGTGGTACATTGATTCCTGTCTCAAAATCCAGTACATGTTCCCGAAAGCCCACGCCGCCGCGTATGTTATCTCAGCGGTGCGGACGGCTTACTTCAAGCTTTATTATCCGATCGAATATTATGCAACGTATTTCTCGGTGCGTGCCGAGGATTTCGATATCGAACTATGCTGTCAGGGTTATGAGGCGATTTATCGCCGGATTGAAGAGATTGAGCAGCTCGGCTTCGGAGCAAGCCCGAAAGAAAAGGGTATGCTGCCGATTTTGGAGATGGCGCTGGAAATGACAGCGAGGGGCTTCACGTTCAAGAACATCGATCTGTATGAATCGGATGCGCTCCGATTTAAGGTGGATGGAAACTCGCTCATACCGCCGTTCTCTGCGCTTGCGGGAATCGGCGATAACGCCGCCCGCAACATTGCTGCCGCGCGTGAATTTGGAGAATTCCTCTCCATCGAGGATTTCCAGCAAAAATCGAAGGCAAGCAAAACCGCCGTGGAGCTGTTAACCCAAATGGGATGCTTCCGCGGTCTGCCGGAGAGCAACCAGTTGTCATTGTTCTGA
- a CDS encoding 1-deoxy-D-xylulose-5-phosphate reductoisomerase: MKKISVLGSTGSIGTQTLDVVRKHREHFQIEGLAAGSNKDLLLQQVKEFSPRKVSVATRELADSIRHDLPAGTEVFHGHEGLIEIAAATDAEMVVTAVVGSLGLSSTLAAIDGGKTIGLANKETLVTAGHLVTARAATKGVKLLPIDSEHSAIFQCLNGERHEDIERITLTASGGSFRDYTREQLVNVTVEDALKHPNWSMGAKITIDSATMVNKGLEVIEAHWLYGIPYDNISVLLHPESIIHSFVEFRDSSIIAQLGNPDMRVPIQYALTYPERWTSPAPRLSLAEAGKLHFREMDLERFPCLRLAYECGKMGGTAPTVFNAANEIAVARFLRGEISFLRIEEIIEEVLQSHHVAPEPALETIEESDRISRELASRL; encoded by the coding sequence ATGAAGAAGATCAGCGTACTCGGCTCCACTGGCTCCATAGGTACCCAGACTTTGGATGTTGTAAGGAAACACCGGGAACATTTTCAGATTGAGGGCCTCGCTGCAGGGAGTAATAAGGACCTGCTGCTTCAGCAGGTCAAGGAGTTTTCTCCTCGCAAAGTGTCCGTTGCTACAAGAGAGCTTGCTGACAGCATAAGGCATGATCTTCCTGCCGGAACCGAAGTGTTCCATGGTCATGAAGGCTTGATCGAGATTGCGGCAGCGACAGATGCGGAAATGGTGGTTACAGCGGTCGTTGGAAGTTTGGGTCTGTCCTCTACACTTGCAGCGATTGATGGGGGGAAGACCATTGGGCTCGCCAATAAGGAGACGTTGGTAACGGCAGGTCATCTGGTTACGGCCCGGGCGGCTACCAAAGGGGTAAAACTCTTGCCGATCGATAGCGAGCATTCCGCCATATTCCAATGCCTGAATGGAGAGCGGCATGAAGATATTGAACGGATCACGCTGACGGCTTCCGGAGGCTCATTCCGGGATTACACCCGGGAACAGCTGGTCAACGTTACGGTGGAGGATGCGCTTAAACATCCGAACTGGTCCATGGGTGCCAAGATCACGATTGATTCGGCCACCATGGTCAATAAAGGGCTTGAGGTGATCGAGGCCCATTGGTTGTATGGTATTCCTTACGACAACATTTCTGTACTGCTTCACCCGGAAAGCATCATTCACTCTTTTGTGGAATTCCGTGATTCGAGTATCATTGCCCAGCTCGGCAACCCGGATATGCGCGTTCCGATTCAATATGCGCTGACCTATCCGGAACGGTGGACTTCCCCTGCACCAAGGCTATCTTTGGCGGAAGCGGGCAAGCTGCATTTCCGGGAGATGGACCTTGAACGTTTTCCTTGTTTAAGGCTTGCTTATGAATGTGGTAAAATGGGTGGGACAGCGCCAACGGTATTCAATGCAGCTAATGAAATTGCGGTCGCCCGGTTTCTCCGCGGCGAAATCTCTTTTCTGCGAATTGAAGAGATCATTGAGGAAGTGCTGCAAAGCCATCATGTTGCGCCGGAACCGGCACTGGAAACGATTGAAGAGAGCGATCGGATCTCACGTGAATTAGCTTCCCGACTATAG
- a CDS encoding isoprenyl transferase, which produces MIKRVRSWLNQEDSQQTHQLSPDNIPHHVAIIMDGNGRWAKRRGMPRIVGHQNGMKAVKRAAIAADDLGIKILTMYAFSTENWTRPKDEVDFLMKLPQEFLAIELEELIEKNVQVRMMGHPEDLPSHTVSAMEEAVAKTAGNDGLVLNFALNYGSRKEITESVKALGREVRDGILRPEDITEELIGQRLLTGELPDPDLLIRTSGELRLSNFMLWQLAYSELWFTDAYWPEFTKDHLVEAVADYQQRTRRYGGLS; this is translated from the coding sequence ATGATCAAACGGGTTCGATCGTGGTTGAATCAGGAGGACAGTCAGCAGACGCATCAGCTCTCTCCGGACAACATCCCACATCATGTCGCCATCATCATGGATGGTAATGGACGCTGGGCAAAACGGCGCGGTATGCCGCGAATCGTTGGACATCAGAATGGCATGAAGGCTGTCAAAAGAGCGGCCATTGCCGCCGATGATTTGGGAATCAAAATATTGACGATGTACGCTTTTTCGACAGAAAATTGGACGCGTCCGAAGGATGAGGTCGATTTTCTGATGAAGCTTCCGCAAGAGTTCCTGGCTATTGAGCTGGAAGAGCTGATCGAAAAAAATGTCCAGGTCCGCATGATGGGACATCCGGAAGACCTTCCGTCCCATACCGTGTCTGCGATGGAAGAAGCAGTTGCGAAGACAGCCGGCAATGACGGACTTGTGCTTAACTTTGCGCTCAATTACGGTAGCCGGAAAGAGATCACCGAAAGTGTCAAGGCGCTCGGACGAGAAGTGCGCGACGGGATTCTTCGTCCTGAGGATATTACAGAGGAACTGATTGGCCAACGGCTCCTCACAGGCGAATTGCCGGATCCGGATTTACTGATCCGCACAAGCGGCGAGCTGCGGCTAAGTAATTTTATGCTGTGGCAGCTCGCGTATAGTGAGCTATGGTTTACGGATGCCTATTGGCCGGAATTTACCAAAGACCATTTGGTGGAGGCCGTAGCCGATTATCAACAAAGAACAAGGCGCTACGGTGGACTTTCGTAG
- the proS gene encoding proline--tRNA ligase — protein MSKESKDKQFVTEITPQAEDFSRWYIDVIKKADLMDYSPVRGCIVFKPDGYEIWEHIQEELDRRFKATGHRNAYFPLFIPESFFQKEKEHVEGFNPELPWVTEAAGEKLEERLAIRPTSETMFGHMYSKWIQSYRDLPVLINQWANVVRWEKRTLPFLRTSEFLWQEGHTAHETEVEARGETMQMLDIYQQFVEDYLAIPVIKGQKTPSEKFAGAVDTFSIEAMMKDGRAVQAGTSHYMGTNFSQAFDIQYLNRENTLEYAHTTSWGVSTRLIGSLIMVHGDDRGLVLPPKVAPTQVIMIPIGPPKTRDAVVGRTDELFRELKSAGIRVRVDDNPDVRPGWKFNEYEMRGVPVRLEIGPRDMENGVCVLVSRITGEKKIVEQANLTQEVQNMLEQVHQEMFERAKQFREDHFYSVETLDEMKDSMEEKRGFTLAGWCGSEACEDTVKQETGATSRNIPFEPAEKKTKCLVCGEDAKHTVLFARAY, from the coding sequence ATGTCTAAGGAATCGAAGGATAAACAATTCGTGACGGAGATTACGCCGCAAGCGGAAGATTTCTCGCGCTGGTATATCGATGTCATCAAAAAAGCGGACCTGATGGATTACTCTCCAGTCAGAGGCTGCATCGTCTTCAAACCGGACGGTTATGAAATTTGGGAGCATATCCAGGAAGAGTTGGATCGACGCTTTAAGGCTACGGGCCATCGGAATGCGTATTTCCCGCTGTTCATTCCCGAGAGCTTTTTCCAAAAGGAGAAGGAGCATGTCGAAGGATTTAATCCCGAGCTGCCATGGGTCACGGAAGCAGCTGGAGAGAAGCTGGAGGAACGTCTGGCGATCCGTCCGACTTCCGAAACGATGTTCGGGCACATGTATTCCAAATGGATTCAATCCTATCGTGATCTCCCTGTGCTGATTAACCAGTGGGCTAACGTGGTCCGCTGGGAAAAACGCACGCTGCCGTTCCTTCGCACGAGTGAGTTTCTATGGCAAGAAGGCCATACCGCGCACGAAACGGAAGTTGAGGCTAGAGGGGAAACCATGCAAATGCTGGATATCTATCAGCAATTCGTAGAGGACTACCTCGCGATTCCGGTAATCAAAGGGCAGAAGACACCTTCGGAGAAATTCGCTGGCGCCGTGGATACGTTCTCGATCGAAGCGATGATGAAAGACGGACGAGCTGTACAGGCTGGTACTTCGCATTATATGGGGACCAACTTCTCGCAAGCTTTTGACATCCAATATTTGAATCGTGAAAATACGCTGGAATATGCTCACACGACATCCTGGGGCGTCAGCACACGTCTCATTGGTTCGTTGATTATGGTCCATGGGGATGACCGCGGATTGGTGCTTCCTCCTAAAGTCGCGCCAACGCAAGTGATCATGATTCCAATTGGTCCGCCGAAGACGAGAGACGCGGTTGTGGGCCGTACGGACGAACTGTTCCGTGAACTGAAATCCGCAGGCATCCGCGTACGCGTTGACGACAATCCGGATGTGCGTCCAGGCTGGAAATTCAATGAGTATGAAATGCGCGGAGTACCGGTGCGTCTGGAGATCGGACCGCGTGACATGGAGAATGGTGTGTGCGTGCTTGTCTCCCGTATTACAGGCGAGAAGAAAATCGTAGAGCAAGCGAATCTGACCCAGGAAGTACAGAATATGCTGGAGCAGGTGCACCAGGAAATGTTCGAGCGCGCGAAGCAGTTCCGTGAGGATCATTTCTATTCGGTGGAGACACTGGATGAAATGAAGGACAGCATGGAGGAAAAACGCGGGTTTACCTTGGCTGGATGGTGCGGTTCGGAAGCTTGCGAAGATACCGTCAAGCAAGAAACCGGTGCTACGAGCAGAAACATTCCGTTCGAACCGGCCGAGAAGAAAACCAAGTGTCTCGTATGTGGTGAAGATGCGAAACATACCGTGCTGTTCGCGAGAGCGTACTAG
- the rimP gene encoding ribosome maturation factor RimP, with the protein MSTSKIKTTVEEMVQPYLDEHGFELVDVEYVKEGSNWFLRVFVDKDGGIDIDDCGLISEYLSQKLDENDPIPTAYFLEVSSPGAERPLKKKEDVAKSVGKDVFVTVYEPINGLKEFEGKLESFDNEELVIQTVKKQYVIPYAKVASARLAIIF; encoded by the coding sequence TTGAGCACATCAAAGATTAAAACGACTGTGGAAGAAATGGTGCAGCCGTATTTGGACGAACACGGCTTTGAACTGGTAGATGTGGAATACGTGAAGGAAGGAAGCAACTGGTTCTTGCGCGTGTTTGTTGATAAAGACGGCGGCATTGACATTGACGATTGCGGTTTAATCAGTGAATACCTGAGCCAGAAGCTGGACGAGAACGATCCGATCCCGACAGCTTATTTTCTTGAAGTCTCTTCTCCTGGCGCGGAACGTCCCCTGAAGAAAAAAGAGGATGTTGCGAAGTCAGTCGGCAAGGACGTGTTTGTAACGGTATACGAGCCGATTAACGGGTTGAAAGAGTTTGAAGGCAAGCTGGAATCCTTTGATAACGAGGAGCTAGTCATTCAAACCGTCAAGAAACAGTACGTGATTCCATATGCAAAAGTAGCCAGTGCCAGATTGGCCATCATTTTTTAA